A window of the Leishmania mexicana MHOM/GT/2001/U1103 complete genome, chromosome 29 genome harbors these coding sequences:
- a CDS encoding putative N-acyl-L-amino acid amidohydrolase, with amino-acid sequence MMALRADMDALPGDEETDLSFKSQNKGAMHACGHDAHTAMLLSAAKVICAHQADIKGSVRFIFQHAEELLPGGAKDLVAAGVMEGVKSIFGMHCSPRYEAGTVGLMPGINTSYTDFFKLVICGRGGHASTPQLLVDPVPITAEIVMAIQTITARKIDPRVVPVVSITTMTTGPNESHNVIPNEVKLMGTVRSRDKAVREQVPRDIERLASNIAAAHGAAATLDFTFGYDCCDNDPEVTAQVRCIAERILGSANIIDPKVPLYGGEDFSAYQLKKPGCFLWLGTANKSQGICEMCHSTKFRVDETALPIGVSFHVGYVYDNVMA; translated from the coding sequence ATGATGGCACTGCGCGCTGACATGGACGCGCTGCCGGGGGACGAGGAGACGGATTTGTCGTTCAAGTCGCAGAACAAGGGCGCGATGCACGCGTGCGGacacgacgcgcacacggcgatgctgctgaGCGCTGCGAAGGTGATCTGCGCGCATCAGGCGGACATTAAGGGCAGCGTGCGGTTCATTTTCCAGCacgccgaggagctgctgcccGGCGGCGCGAAGGACCTTGTTGCCGCCGGCGTGATGGAGGGCGTGAAGAGCATCTTCGGCATGCACTGCTCACCGCGGTACGAGGCGGGCACGGTTGGTCTGATGCCCGGCATCAACACGAGCTACACGGATTTCTTCAAACTGGTAATCTGCGGTCGTGGCGGCCACGCGTCGACCCCGCAGCTTCTTGTGGACCCCGTGCCGATAACCGCCGAGATCGTGATGGCGATCCAGACGATTACTGCGCGCAAGATTGACCCGAGGGTGGTGCCTGTTGTGTCGATcacgacgatgacgacgggACCGAATGAGAGCCACAACGTGATTCCTAACGAGGTGAAGCTGATGGGGACTGTGCGGTCGCGGGACAAGGCCGTGCGTGAGCAGGTGCCGCGCGACATTGAGCGTCTTGCGTCGAATATTGCTGCCGCccacggcgcggcggcaacgtTGGACTTCACGTTCGGGTACGACTGCTGCGACAACGACCCTGAGGTAACTGCGCAGGTGCGATGCATCGCCGAGCGAATTCTTGGTTCTGCCAACATCATCGACCCCAAGGTGCCGCTCTATGGTGGTGAGGACTTCTCTGCGTACCAGCTGAAGAAGCCCGGCTGCTTCCTGTGGCTGGGTACGGCCAACAAGTCGCAAGGTATTTGCGAGATGTGCCACTCGACGAAGTTTCGTGTCGATGAGACCGCGCTCCCGATTGGTGTTAGCTTCCACGTGGGCTACGTGTACGACAACGTAATGGCGTAA
- a CDS encoding putative ama1 protein: MNAPASRSAVQNRKREWRYPLCVCCKDMDSCCEAWCCFSCQVSRQCNMLVNNRREIHCPYCLLMTLCDFTLFIFSVSCVFASETRRLARERYGISGSSLNDCCLAYWCRTCSTQQVLLEMTTMNEFPGATCYEAAPQPMGNRMV; the protein is encoded by the coding sequence ATGAATGCGCCAGCCAGTCGCTCTGCGGTCCAAAACCGCAAACGCGAATGGCGCTAtccgctgtgtgtgtgctgtaAAGACATGGACTCGTGCTGCGAGGCGTGGTGCTGCTTCTCATGCCAGGTGAGCCGGCAGTGCAATATGCTCGTGAACAACCGCAGGGAGATCCACTGCCCGTACTGCTTGCTCATGACTCTGTGTGACTTTACCTTGTTCATTTTTAGTGTTTCGTGCGTCTTTGCCAGCGAGACACGTCGCCTAGCGCGTGAGCGGTACGGCATTTCCGGCAGTAGCCTCAACGATTGTTGCTTGGCCTACTGGTGCCGGACCTGCTCTacgcagcaggtgctgctggagatgaCCACGATGAACGAATTCCCAGGCGCCACGTGCTACGAAGCTGCCCCTCAGCCCATGGGGAACCGGATGGTCTAA
- a CDS encoding putative ama1 protein, with the protein MQPAPLYQKPKGDAPYYQPQGAAQNAYNGNPMNAPASRSAVQNRDGLWHYSLCVCCEDMDSCCEACCCFPCQVSRQCNMLMNSRREIHWPYCLLMTLCDFTLFIFSVSCVFASETRRLARERYGISGSSLEDCCLAYWCRTCSTQQVLLEMTTMNEFPGATCYEAAPQPMGNRMV; encoded by the coding sequence ATGCAGCCAGCTCCGCTCTATCAGAAGCCTAAGGGCGACGCTCCGTATTACCAGCCGCAGGGGGCCGCACAGAACGCTTACAACGGTAACCCAATGAATGCGCCAGCCAGTCGCTCTGCGGTCCAAAACCGTGACGGTCTGTGGCACTActcactgtgtgtgtgctgtgaaGACATGGACTCGTGCTGCGAGGCGTGTTGCTGCTTCCCGTGCCAGGTGAGCCGGCAGTGCAATATGCTCATGAACAGCCGCAGGGAGATCCACTGGCCGTACTGCTTGCTCATGACTCTGTGTGACTTTACCTTGTTCATTTTTAGTGTTTCGTGCGTCTTTGCCAGCGAGACACGTCGCCTAGCGCGTGAGCGGTACGGCATTTCCGGCAGTAGCCTCGAGGATTGTTGCTTGGCCTACTGGTGCCGGACCTGCTCTacgcagcaggtgctgctggagatgaCCACGATGAACGAATTCCCAGGCGCCACGTGCTACGAAGCTGCCCCTCAGCCCATGGGGAACCGGATGGTCTAA